The window GCGACTCATAAGCCGCATAATCAAATAGTCAGAACATGGGGGAAGCTGTTATGACGTTTGACGGATACGTAATGGGCGATGCGATTGTCAGTGACGCGAGCATCGCTAATCGGTGGGACAGCATCGTTGTCATAGAGCTTCGCAACATCGTGCTCGAGTGCGTTGCGAGCTGCCTGCAGGCGCGGTGGCCGAGCGGCCGCATCGCGGCCTTCGCCAGCGTGATCGACTGGATGGCGTCGATCTCAGACGACGACGACGGCGACGTCCTGATCATGCTGGGCATCGGCGGACGCCGGGCCTCCGACGACATTGTGATGAACGCGATGGCGCAGCTGCGCGAGGCGGCTCCCAGTTGCCGGATCGTCCTGATGGGCGACGAAGAGGACGCGCCCCAGATTCTGGAGGCGCTGGACCTTGGAGCGTGCGGCTACGTGCCGACCAGCGTGAGCCTCAGCGTCGCGGTCGAAGCGATGAAGCTCGTCGCGGTCGGCGGAACCTACATCCCCGCGAGCAGCCTCACCTCCTCGCGCAAGGTGATCTGCGAGGGGGCGCAGACGAACCCGCTCGCCATGGCGGGACGCTTCACGGCGCGGCAGGCCGCGGTGGTGGACGCGCTCCGGCAGGGCAAGGCGAACAAGATCATCGCCTACGAGCTGAACATGCGGGAGAGCACGGTGAAGGTCCACGTCCGCAACATCATGCGGAAGCTGAAGGCCAAGAACCGGACCGAGGTCGCCTTCATGACCAGCGCTCAGCACCCATCGGCCACGCCCTGCTGACCGCAGAACGACCGGGAGGGGGAGTAGGTCATGATCGTCGCGGAACAGGCTGCGAGCGAACCCCGCTCGTCGCTGCCCGACGTGGCGCGCCGACGGCGCGTCGCGCTCCTTCTCCCGGTCGTCCTCGGCCTCGCCTGCGCGGTCGGGGCCTACGCCACGCTGCCAGCGCGATACGTCGCGGAAGCGGTGGTGGCGCTCGACGCCCGCAAGGTCCAGGTCCTGACCGTCGATGCGGTGGTGTCGCGCCTGCCTCAGGAAAATGCGGTGCTCCGCACCGAGCTCGACCTGATCGCCTCGCGGTCGATGGCGACCGAGGTGGCGAAGCGTCTTAATCTCAAGTCGGTCCCGGTCTCGCCGTCCGCGCCGAACTGGTGGGACCGGCTGTTCGGCGGCGCGCCGGAGCCCTTCGCGACGGAGCCGGCGTCCGACCCGGCCGTCGACCGGCTGATGCAGGGACTCCGCGTCAACAACGACAGCCGGTCCTTCACGATCTTCATTTCGATGCAGTCGCCCGACCCGGCTTTCGCGGCCCGGGCGGCGAACGCCTACGCCGACGCCTATCTCGAGCACCAGATCGCGGTGCAGACGGCGGCGACGCGGCGGGCGAGCGCCTGGCTCGGCGAAAAGCTCGACGATCTGCGCGAGCGCCTGAGGGAGTCCGAGACCGCGGCGCAGGCCTTCCGACGGACCAAACGGCTCGAAGAGACCAACGGCCTCACCGTGGACGGGCAAAAGCTGGCGGCGCTGAGCGCGGAGCTCGCCGCGGCCCGTTCGCAGCGGGCCGGCGCCGAAGCGCGGCTCGAGGCGGTCCGCCTTGTCGTGCGCGACAGCCCGGACGCTATCGCGTTCAGCGAGGCGCTGGGCTCCGCCACGGTGCAGTCCCTCAGGACCCGGGAGACCGAGCTCGTCCGGCAGGTGGCGGACATCGAACAGAGCGGCGCGCTGAAGAGCGGGGAGCTTCCGGCGCGCCGCAGGCAGCTCGTGTCCGTGCGCGCCGAGATCGACGCCGAGATCGGGCGCGTGGTGGCGAGCCTCGCGAACGAGGTCGAGGTCGCGCGCGGCAAGGAGCGCGCGCTGGCGAGCGAGGTGGCCGCGCTCGAGCGCGTGGCGGGCGAGATCGGGCAGAACCGCGTCGTCTTGGGCCAGCTGGAACGCGAAGCCGCCGCCAACCGCTCGATCTACGAGAGCTTCCTCAACCGCTACAAGCAGACCATCGAGCAGGAGGGCCTGGCGACCTCCGACGCCAGCCTGCTGTCGCGCGCGCAGCCGCCGCAGGTCCCCACCACTCCGAAGCTGCTGCCGCTGCTGGCGCTCGGCCTCGTGACCGGCTGCGCGGCCGGCGTCGGCTGCGCGCTGCTGCGGGAGCGGCTCGACGGCGCGGTGCGCTCGACGGAGGAGCTCGAACGCTTGGTCGGCGCGCCGCTGCTCGGGGCGTTGCCCCGGCGCGGGGCCGGCGGCCGGCCCCGCGCCGCGGCGATCGCGCGGATCGGCGCGGCGCTGGGGCTCGATCAGCCGCAGGCCAACCGCAAGGTGGTGCTCGCGACGTCGTCCGACGACGACGCTGACGAGCGGACGGCATTCTGCGTCGCGCTCGCCCGCAGCCTCGCCGGCGAGGGCCTGTCGGTGGCTGTTGTCGACGCGGAGCCCGGCGGCCAGGCCGTCGAGCGCGCGTTCGCCATCCGCGAGGGGTCGAGCGAACCGCCGGTCCATGGGCCGGCGCAGGACGTCTCAGGCGTCCGGCTGTCCGCGGACGCGCG is drawn from Methylopila sp. 73B and contains these coding sequences:
- a CDS encoding exopolysaccharide transport family protein; its protein translation is MIVAEQAASEPRSSLPDVARRRRVALLLPVVLGLACAVGAYATLPARYVAEAVVALDARKVQVLTVDAVVSRLPQENAVLRTELDLIASRSMATEVAKRLNLKSVPVSPSAPNWWDRLFGGAPEPFATEPASDPAVDRLMQGLRVNNDSRSFTIFISMQSPDPAFAARAANAYADAYLEHQIAVQTAATRRASAWLGEKLDDLRERLRESETAAQAFRRTKRLEETNGLTVDGQKLAALSAELAAARSQRAGAEARLEAVRLVVRDSPDAIAFSEALGSATVQSLRTRETELVRQVADIEQSGALKSGELPARRRQLVSVRAEIDAEIGRVVASLANEVEVARGKERALASEVAALERVAGEIGQNRVVLGQLEREAAANRSIYESFLNRYKQTIEQEGLATSDASLLSRAQPPQVPTTPKLLPLLALGLVTGCAAGVGCALLRERLDGAVRSTEELERLVGAPLLGALPRRGAGGRPRAAAIARIGAALGLDQPQANRKVVLATSSDDDADERTAFCVALARSLAGEGLSVAVVDAEPGGQAVERAFAIREGSSEPPVHGPAQDVSGVRLSADARSAARFGALDEVRVRGQASALDLAGRIRVLRERFDVVLIDAPSLAQARAALQVGALADAVILVETVGVSSREALSDAVRLFALRGVRIAGCVALGAKAGAAARQAPVVAPPRPAAAPESVDFGSAASAAPRMLKTTGA
- a CDS encoding response regulator transcription factor encodes the protein MLECVASCLQARWPSGRIAAFASVIDWMASISDDDDGDVLIMLGIGGRRASDDIVMNAMAQLREAAPSCRIVLMGDEEDAPQILEALDLGACGYVPTSVSLSVAVEAMKLVAVGGTYIPASSLTSSRKVICEGAQTNPLAMAGRFTARQAAVVDALRQGKANKIIAYELNMRESTVKVHVRNIMRKLKAKNRTEVAFMTSAQHPSATPC